One segment of Setaria viridis chromosome 4, Setaria_viridis_v4.0, whole genome shotgun sequence DNA contains the following:
- the LOC117853393 gene encoding probable glutathione S-transferase GSTU6, whose translation MATATEPREVKVYGAWGSAHAAMARNALVLKGVPYEYVEDDLDNKSETLLRLNPVHGGKVPVLVVDGRPLAESLVIIEYVDEAWPKARGYPPALLPREPPARAAARFWARFFHDEVSPLSRAVVLADAEAERAELAREVKARMAVMEAGVAEDFRGGDGEDDGPFVHGRSPGLLDVILGSCAAGIRVLSAVSRVEIVEPGAMPRVHASVAAFDELAAGFGTTVPHELLLARLLERKARSRAAAATASRVRA comes from the coding sequence ATGGCCACGGCCACGGAGCCCAGGGAGGTGAAGGTGTACGGCGCCTGGGGCAGCGCCCACGCCGCCATGGCCCGGAACGCGCTGGTGCTCAAGGGCGTGCCGTACGAGTACGTGGAGGATGACCTGGACAACAAGAGCGAGACGCTGCTGCGCCTTAACCCCGTCCACGGGGGGAAGGTGcccgtcctcgtcgtcgacggCCGGCCGCTCGCGGAGTCGCTCGTCATCATCGAGTACGTCGACGAGGCGTGGCCCAAGGCCCGCGGGTACCCGCCGGCGCTGCTCCCGCGGGAgccccccgcgcgcgccgcggccaggTTCTGGGCGCGGTTCTTCCACGACGAGGTGTCGCCGCTGTCGCGCGCGGTGGTGCTCGCAgacgcggaggcggagagggCGGAGCTGGCGAGGGAGGTGAAGGCGCGGATGGCCGTGATGGAGGCCGGGGTTGCGGAGGACTTCCGggggggcgacggcgaggatgaTGGCCCGTTCGTGCACGGGCGGAGCCCCGGGCTGCTAGACGTCATACTGGGCTCGTGTGCCGCGGGGATCCGGGTGCTCTCCGCCGTCTCCAGGGTCGAGATCGTGGAGCCCGGGGCGATGCCGCGGGTGCACGCCAGTGTGGCCGCGTtcgacgagctcgccgccgggtTCGGCACCACCGTGCCGCacgagctcctcctcgcgcGGCTCCTCGAGAGGAAGGCGAGGTctcgcgccgcggccgcgaccGCTTCACGCGTGCGTGCTTGA